The genomic DNA AGACTACTGAGGGGAAAATAGGATCTTTAGGTTCCATAAAGCAAGGTAACTGTCTTGTTTGATTGTCAATTTGGAAACAAANNNNNNNNNNNNNNNNNNNNNNNNNNNNNNNNNNNNNNNNNNNNNNNNNNNNNNNNNNNNNNNNNNNNNNNNNNNNNNNNNNNNNNNNNNNNNNNNNNNNNNNNNNNNNNNNNNNNNNNNNNNNNNNNNNNNNNNNNNNNNNNNNNNNNNNNNNNNNNNNNNNNNNNNNNNNNNNNNNNNNNNNNNNNNNNNNNNNNNNNNNNNNNNNNNNNNNNNNNNNNNNNNNNNNNNNNNNNNNNNNNNNNNNNNNNNNNNNNNNNNNNNNNNNNNNNNNNNNNNNNNNNNNNNNNNNNNNNNNNNNNNNNNNNNNNNNNNNNNNNNNNNNNNNNNNNNNNNNNNNNNNNNNNNNNNNNNNNNNNNNNNNNNNNNNNNNNNNNNNNNNNNNNNNNNNNNNNNNNNNNNNNNNNNNNNNNNNNNNNNNNNNNNNNNNNNNNNNNNNNNNNNNNNNNNNNNNNNNNNNNNNNNNNNNNNNNNNNNNNNNNNNNNNNNNNNNNNNNNNNNNNNNNNNNNNNNNNNNNNNNNNNNNNNNNNNNNNNNNNNNNNNNNNNNNNNNNNNNNNNNNNNNNNNNNNNNNNNNNNNNNNNNNNNNNNNNNNNNNNNNNNNNNNNNNNNNNNNNNNNNNNNNNNNNNNNNNNNNNNNNNNNNNNNNNNNNNNNNNNNNNNNNNNNNNNNNNNNNNNNNNNNNNNNNNNNNNNNNNNNNNNNNNNNNNNNNNNNNNNNNNNNNNNNNNNNNNNNNNNNNNNNNNNNNNNNNNNNNNNNNNNNNNNNNNNNNNNNNNNNNNNNNNNNNNNNNNNNNNNNNNNNNNNNNNNNNNNNNNNNNNNNNNNNNNNNNNNNNNNNNNNNNNNNNNNNNNNNNNNNNNNNNNNNNNNNNNNNNNNNNNNNNNNNNNNNNNNNNNNNNNNNNNNNNNNNNNNNNNNNNNNNNNNNNNNNNNNNNNNNNNNNNNNNNNNNNNNNNNNNNNNNNNNNNNNNNNNNNNNNNNNNNNNNNNNNNNNNNNNNNNNNNNNNNNNNNNNNNNNNNNNNNNNNNNNNNNNNNNNNNNNNNNNNNNNNNNNNNNNNNNNNNNNNNNNNNNNNNNNNNNNNNNNNNNNNNNNNNNNNNNNNNNNNNNNNNNNNNNNNNNNNNNNNNNNNNNNNNNNNNNNNNNNNNNNNNNNNNNNNNNNNNNNNNNNNNNNNNNNNNNNNNNNNNNNNNNNNNNNNNNNNNNNNNNNNNNNNNNNNNNNNNNNNNNNNNNNNNNNNNNNNNNNNNNNNNNNNNNNNNNNNNNNNNNNNNNNNNNNNNNNNNNNNNNNNNNNNNNNNNNNNNNNNNNNNNNNNNNNNNNNNNNNNNNNNNNNNNNNNNNNNNNNNNNNNNNNNNNNNNNNNNNNNNNNNNNNNNNNNNNNNNNNNNNNNNNNNNNNNNNNNNNNNNNNNNNNNNNNNNNNNNNNNNNNNNNNNNNNNNNNNNNNNNNNNNNNNNNNNNNNNNNNNNNNNNNNNNNNNNNNNNNNNNNNNNNNNNNNNNNNNNNNNNNNNNNNNNNNNNNNNNNNNNNNNNNNNNNNNNNNNNNNNNNNNNNNNNNNNNNNNNNNNNNNNNNNAGGATAAAGATGAAGTACAACATCAGATATCGATCTTGCTTTTCATTGGGTTGGCTTGTGGAGTCACAATGATGTTGTTTACAAGACTGTTTGGTACCTGGGCATTAACTGGTAACAAGTGATATTTGTATTTGACCAGTAGCAAGTTTGTGACTAGCAGTAAATTAACAGACTGTTAACTGTTTAGTCTTCTTTCAGCTTTTACAGGGGTAAAGAATGCTGATATTGTCCCGGCGGCCAATACATATGTTCAGGTTAATACTCTATCTTGGTAAACCCTTTTGTGTTGTgaattttcatattataatgttttgtgAGCTTTGGTGAGTGCGTTAACTGTATGCGTACAGACAAAAAGTATGGTTGTTCCATGTGAATCTGTCTGAAGATGCACATGTTAGACTAAGTTCGATCCATGCTAATAGCcttgaattttgttaattctttGCGAAAAATTTAGTTTACATTActtactctttcttcttttgttttgacgatttatattttccattttcagATTCGTGGTTTAGCATGGCCAGCTGTTCTCATTGGATGGGTTGCTCAAAGTGCAAGGTCCCTATTTGCGTTTTTACATACCGCTAGGATTGTGTTTCACTGATATTCTGGTgttacattcttttttttgtttttatcttagtCTTGGTATGAAAGACTCATGGGGACCTCTAAAGGCATTGGCAGTTGCTAGTGTCATAAATGGTGTTGGTGATGTGGTCTTATGCACCTTTCTAGGATATGGTATAGCAGGTGCAGCTTGGGCAACCATGGTGTCACAAGTAAGCTGAAATCTATTAGATTCCAATCGAAGTTCTGATTTTGGAACTGAAATATTCTTGTCTGGTCATATCATATCAGCTAGTGAATACTATAGTCTGTCTTAATGCGATATGTTTTAGGTTGTTGCAGCTTATATGATGATGGACGCATTAAACAAGAAAGGATACAGTGCTTTCTCATTCTGTGTTCCTTCTCCAAGTGAACTTTTGACGATCTTTGGGCTCGCTGCCCCAGTCTTTATAACTATGATGTCAAAGGTTCTACTTCTCTTATCTCTATAGGGACACTCATTTGCCACAGGATGGCCTCTTTCTTatctgtgatttttgttttgtccccTTAGGTTTTGTTTTATACGCTCCTTGTGTACTTTGCTACATCAATGGGTACAAGCGTCATAGCTGCTCATCAGGTGATATGTCCGTTTATATCTCACTTCAACGATATTTCATGATTTGAGTTTTCTCCATACTAATTTCTTTGGCTCTTTTGGTCTCTAGGTTATGCTTCAGACATATTCCATGAGTACGGTTTGGGGGGAGCCACTCTCTCAAACTGCACAGTCCTTCATGCCTGAGTTATTATTCGGAGTCAATCGCAATTTGCCTAAGGTAGGTGAAAAAATCGAGAGTCAAATGCGTCAGCTTTTACTGTTGCCTGAAGCAACTCTGAATTTACTGTTGTCTCTATGTAGGCTAGAATGCTTCTGAAGTCCCTTGTTATTATTGGCGCTACGCTAGGAATAGTAGTCGGAACCATTGGCACAGCAATTCCATGGCTGTTCCCTGGCATCTTCACACATGACAAGGTTGTCACAGTCGAGGTATTTTGTTTCCCTTTTCTTTAGAATTTGTCTCATATGTTCTCCCAGTCACACATTTTCAAGAATGACAAGTTTCAAAGACATTTTTTCATTCGGTATTGTGACAGATGCACAAGGTCATAATACCATATTTCCTTGCTTTATCCATCACAGCGAGTACTCACAGCCTCGAAGGCACCTTATTGGTAGATAAATCATACTTTTGTGTCTCAGAATATCCTTGTAAAGATAACACCTGCAACACTGATCCAAAAGAACTAAAATTGTTGTCTGTAAAATGAAGGCTGGAAGAGATCTTAGATATATCAGCTTGTCAATGACTGGATGCTTTGTGGTTGCTGGGCTTCTACTTATGGTACTTAATCCTTTTATCCTCAATCTCTCCATCACTCTCCTGAATTCCGAAATAGGTTTCTGTAACTCTATCCTCGTTGCATTGTGTACATTATAGCTCCTGAGCAATGGAGGATTTGGCTTGAGAGGATGCTGGTACGCGCTTGTGGGATTCCAATGGGTAAATATTGCTACACCTTTACTAAGCCACATAACCCAAACTTCACATATCCTTTGCTCGTCTTATATCTAACATGAATATTATTTCAGGCTCggttttctttatctcttttccGCCTTCTATCGCGGGACGGTGTACTTTACTCGGAAGATACTAGCCAAAATGCTGAGAAAGTGAAAGCTGCGTAGCTCAGTAAGTCACCGTATACATCACTTGAAAAAGTCTTAAGGAAtagagaagaagagcttcatTCAGTTGTAGATCAATGAAAAACATATACTTTTCAAATTGTATTCTTGGAAGAACAggaaaatatctttttattgAAATGGAAAAGTCTTGCCAAGACTGTCTTGGCATAAAAAGGCATTGCCTAGTTAAAAGATGGTGCAATCAATCTGGTGAAACTCTTTACTCTTCTAttacctctttgttttctcctcCTCAGCTTTCAATTT from Camelina sativa cultivar DH55 chromosome 7, Cs, whole genome shotgun sequence includes the following:
- the LOC104713578 gene encoding protein DETOXIFICATION 46, chloroplastic (The sequence of the model RefSeq protein was modified relative to this genomic sequence to represent the inferred CDS: added 95 bases not found in genome assembly) produces the protein MQIQCKALSFTVSSISSNPKLPFRSSIISLRSWKPPLPSFRRSSSVSGAKSLEFNRFIRNCASPNQELVVDGESGNGSITEEEVIELQGDGNGSISPVEVEVEAVKVDDLANQSIWGQMKEIVMFTGPAAGLWLCGPLMSLIDTAVIGQGSSLELAALGPATVICDYLCYTFMFLSVATSNLVATSLARRDKDEVQHQISILLFIGLACGVTMMLFTRLFGTWALTAFTGVKNADIVPAANTYVQIRGLAWPAVLIGWVAQSASLGMKDSWGPLKALAVASVINGVGDVVLCTFLGYGIAGAAWATMVSQVVAAYMMMDALNKKGYSAFSFCVPSPSELLTIFGLAAPVFITMMSKVLFYTLLVYFATSMGTSVIAAHQVMLQTYSMSTVWGEPLSQTAQSFMPELLFGVNRNLPKARMLLKSLVIIGATLGIVVGTIGTAIPWLFPGIFTHDKVVTVEMHKVIIPYFLALSITASTHSLEGTLLAGRDLRYISLSMTGCFVVAGLLLMLLSNGGFGLRGCWYALVGFQWARFSLSLFRLLSRDGVLYSEDTSQNAEKVKAA